In Oceanobacillus sp. FSL K6-2867, one DNA window encodes the following:
- a CDS encoding GNAT family N-acetyltransferase: protein MFPNYIMTYGKNDNDFLMRFKKHATYKDFQGFIAYEEENIVGFVYGYVSLEGQYYNGLLREQLMKEEAVYWPKDCFEIVELAVHPSDMGKKLAQKLMSHLFDKVSTKTAVFTTRSDKKSSPDIV from the coding sequence GTGTTTCCGAATTATATAATGACGTATGGGAAAAATGACAATGACTTCTTAATGCGCTTTAAAAAGCATGCCACTTATAAAGATTTTCAAGGATTTATTGCATATGAGGAAGAAAATATAGTAGGTTTTGTTTATGGGTATGTGTCATTGGAGGGGCAATATTATAACGGATTGCTGCGTGAACAATTAATGAAAGAGGAAGCAGTATACTGGCCTAAGGATTGTTTTGAAATTGTGGAATTAGCCGTGCATCCGTCTGACATGGGAAAGAAGCTTGCTCAAAAATTAATGAGCCATTTATTTGATAAGGTTTCTACTAAAACGGCAGTATTCACAACTCGAAGCGATAAAAAAAGCAGCCCAGATATTGTATAG
- a CDS encoding SIMPL domain-containing protein (The SIMPL domain is named for its presence in mouse protein SIMPL (signalling molecule that associates with mouse pelle-like kinase). Bacterial member BP26, from Brucella, was shown to assemble into a channel-like structure, while YggE from E. coli has been associated with resistance to oxidative stress.), with amino-acid sequence MYYSYVPPYRQSFSRQQDRLLTVSGHGRVSIEPDIATIQLAVITEDESLSKAQQENAQLMNQVIQSLIDLGVPRENISTTSYQISPRYDFVDGQQLLRGYEVTNQISVRITPISEVGTVIDTAVQNGVNRVTAIQFSVDNRETYYQQALVRALENAQAKAQTIAESLQVNLDSTPIKITEEFSETPAAFKTMAVSAESFSTPIEPGEISIQAIVKAQFHY; translated from the coding sequence ATGTACTATTCATATGTACCTCCATACAGACAATCATTTTCCAGACAGCAAGACCGTTTGCTTACAGTATCAGGGCATGGCAGGGTATCAATTGAACCGGATATAGCAACAATCCAGCTTGCTGTTATTACGGAAGACGAATCGTTAAGCAAGGCACAACAAGAAAATGCACAATTAATGAATCAAGTTATCCAGTCATTGATAGATTTAGGGGTACCAAGAGAAAATATAAGTACAACATCTTACCAAATTTCCCCGCGATATGATTTTGTCGATGGCCAGCAGTTATTGCGTGGATACGAGGTTACAAATCAGATTTCGGTTCGCATTACCCCGATTTCTGAGGTGGGAACCGTTATTGATACTGCTGTGCAAAATGGGGTAAACCGGGTAACAGCAATTCAATTTTCAGTTGATAATCGAGAAACCTATTATCAGCAAGCGCTTGTCCGAGCACTTGAAAATGCACAAGCAAAAGCCCAAACGATTGCTGAAAGCTTGCAAGTAAACCTCGATTCAACACCAATTAAAATTACAGAAGAGTTTTCAGAGACACCAGCTGCCTTCAAAACAATGGCGGTTTCAGCAGAAAGCTTCTCCACACCTATTGAACCGGGTGAAATTAGTATTCAAGCAATAGTAAAAGCTCAATTCCATTACTAA
- a CDS encoding spore coat protein, translating into MRHRHGRHCGCNSCKTIVHPTKYNCVDTFSESTVNHVHPSHTTVTNHHLVKNNHFFPHSTSFQNTSNSVNAYGGSFEVPGGPGQVGGAMSPGFGPGGQVGGAMSPGFGPGGQVGGAMSPGYGPGGQVAGAMSPGYGQGNHGHGCGNWKKPSKWC; encoded by the coding sequence ATGAGACATCGTCATGGACGTCATTGTGGTTGTAATTCTTGTAAGACAATTGTACATCCGACAAAGTATAATTGTGTTGATACTTTCTCAGAAAGTACAGTAAACCATGTGCATCCTTCCCATACCACTGTAACAAACCATCATTTAGTTAAAAATAACCATTTCTTTCCGCACTCAACATCATTTCAAAATACGTCAAATAGTGTGAATGCGTATGGTGGATCTTTCGAAGTTCCGGGCGGTCCGGGACAAGTAGGAGGAGCAATGTCACCTGGATTTGGCCCAGGAGGCCAAGTAGGAGGAGCAATGTCTCCAGGGTTTGGCCCAGGAGGTCAAGTAGGAGGGGCAATGTCACCAGGATATGGCCCAGGAGGTCAAGTAGCGGGGGCAATGTCACCAGGATATGGCCAAGGAAATCATGGTCATGGATGCGGAAACTGGAAAAAACCTTCAAAATGGTGTTAA
- a CDS encoding amidohydrolase, whose protein sequence is MSKAAIIKWIEQHKQTYTDMAQDIWDHPQTAYEEKYASDLQQNALQAEGFSITQSINGIDTAFVAEYGQGKPIIGILGEFDALPGLSQKATPKKAEAIANGPGHGCGHNLLGTAGVEAVVALKEIMEKGNLTGTIRYYGCPAEEVLSGKTHMAKAGVFDDLDCALTWHPMTNNAVMHKSMQSMVSIKFHFKGKPAHAAASPEAGRSALDSVEIMNIGVNYLREHVPDGTRMHYTITDGGQAPNIVPETATVWYFLRASSKEEVEKILYRVKNIAKGAALINETEVDSEILAFAYDTLPNDPLNELMYHNMLDSTPLTYSQEESAFAVNLAASLPTAGKPVEELLPVSIHFNAYQAGESLPGSTDVGDVSWIVPTGMVTTTCAPVGTALHSWQATASFGTQIGYKGMHLAASSMALSAYDLLNNKDNVLNKAKETFDRLRDGKEYQAGI, encoded by the coding sequence ATGAGTAAAGCAGCTATTATCAAATGGATTGAGCAGCATAAACAAACCTATACAGACATGGCTCAGGATATATGGGATCATCCACAAACAGCCTACGAGGAGAAATATGCAAGTGACCTGCAGCAAAATGCACTGCAAGCTGAAGGATTTTCCATTACACAATCGATTAATGGAATCGATACAGCATTTGTAGCAGAATACGGACAAGGAAAGCCAATCATCGGCATTCTTGGAGAATTTGATGCTCTACCTGGTCTTTCTCAAAAAGCAACTCCAAAGAAAGCGGAAGCTATTGCAAACGGGCCCGGACATGGATGCGGTCACAATTTACTAGGAACCGCAGGAGTCGAAGCGGTGGTTGCACTGAAAGAAATAATGGAAAAGGGTAATCTTACCGGTACCATACGTTATTACGGCTGTCCAGCAGAAGAGGTTCTATCTGGTAAAACACATATGGCTAAAGCCGGTGTTTTTGATGATCTGGATTGTGCATTAACCTGGCATCCAATGACAAACAATGCGGTAATGCATAAGAGCATGCAGTCGATGGTTTCTATCAAATTTCACTTCAAGGGAAAACCTGCACACGCTGCCGCTTCACCTGAGGCTGGAAGAAGCGCATTGGACAGTGTGGAGATAATGAACATTGGTGTTAACTATCTACGCGAACATGTTCCAGATGGTACACGGATGCATTACACCATTACCGATGGCGGGCAGGCTCCCAACATTGTACCTGAGACGGCAACGGTTTGGTATTTTCTTCGAGCAAGCTCCAAAGAGGAAGTTGAAAAAATCTTATACAGAGTAAAAAACATTGCAAAGGGGGCTGCCCTGATAAATGAAACAGAAGTTGATTCCGAAATCCTTGCTTTTGCTTATGATACATTGCCAAATGACCCACTGAACGAATTAATGTATCATAACATGCTCGATAGCACTCCACTTACATACTCTCAAGAGGAGTCTGCATTTGCAGTGAATCTCGCAGCATCTTTACCAACAGCTGGCAAACCTGTCGAGGAATTGCTTCCAGTTTCGATTCATTTTAATGCTTATCAAGCAGGAGAGTCGCTGCCGGGATCAACTGATGTCGGTGATGTAAGCTGGATTGTACCAACTGGAATGGTCACTACGACTTGCGCACCAGTTGGAACAGCCCTGCATTCTTGGCAGGCAACTGCTTCTTTTGGAACGCAAATCGGCTATAAAGGAATGCACTTAGCTGCAAGTTCCATGGCGCTTTCCGCCTATGATTTGCTTAACAATAAAGACAATGTCCTCAACAAAGCAAAAGAAACATTCGACAGACTGCGAGATGGAAAAGAATATCAAGCAGGGATTTAA
- a CDS encoding GNAT family N-acetyltransferase — protein MLTKEYLHDIKRLQLLCEANDQITLKLNWDMLQNRETDEKNDFFLYDNNEFIAFLGLYGFGNKAEICGMVKPEYRRKGIFSKLLDEALEVCKTRKYKEVLLNAPAASATAKSFLKAIPCEHSSTEYQMKWSFMELHEEKDVLIRTSLTDQDLKAEIQLDISCFDFMEDEAVDYNRRIRKDGNQQFFIIESDEKIVGKIRVAHEGKEARIYGFLFFLNFREKELEE, from the coding sequence ATGTTAACGAAAGAATATTTACATGATATTAAGAGGCTTCAGCTTCTTTGTGAAGCGAATGATCAAATAACGTTAAAATTGAATTGGGATATGCTGCAAAATAGGGAGACAGACGAGAAAAATGACTTTTTCCTCTATGATAATAATGAGTTTATCGCATTTCTAGGTTTGTATGGATTTGGGAATAAGGCAGAAATATGTGGAATGGTTAAACCGGAATATCGCAGAAAGGGAATATTTTCAAAATTACTGGATGAGGCACTTGAGGTTTGTAAAACACGGAAGTATAAAGAGGTTTTACTAAATGCACCTGCTGCATCTGCAACAGCAAAATCGTTTTTAAAAGCAATCCCTTGTGAACATTCATCAACAGAGTACCAAATGAAATGGTCATTTATGGAACTTCACGAAGAAAAAGATGTGTTAATCAGGACTTCTCTAACTGATCAAGATTTAAAGGCAGAAATACAATTAGATATAAGCTGTTTTGATTTCATGGAGGACGAGGCAGTGGATTATAATCGGCGTATAAGAAAAGATGGGAATCAGCAGTTTTTTATCATTGAATCTGATGAAAAAATCGTTGGGAAAATACGTGTTGCGCACGAAGGAAAAGAAGCGCGGATCTATGGGTTTCTGTTTTTCCTGAATTTCAGGGAAAAGGAATTGGAAGAATAG
- a CDS encoding DUF1273 domain-containing protein, whose protein sequence is MKILTVTGYKPMELNIFKENDPRITFIKAAIEKRLIGFIEEGLEWVLISGQMGVELWTADVVLDLKEMYDINIGVFPPFENQDNRWPDPIKEKYQELIMIADFYKPIYLGDYKGPYQFKAKNMWFVDKSDGCLLLMDEEYPGSNRFFYEAAKNANKDYQVFTITPADLDDAVEEMRMSDPNYWE, encoded by the coding sequence ATGAAAATATTAACAGTAACTGGATACAAACCAATGGAATTAAATATTTTTAAAGAAAATGATCCGCGTATTACATTTATAAAAGCTGCAATTGAAAAGCGGCTAATCGGTTTTATTGAAGAAGGCTTGGAATGGGTTTTAATTTCTGGACAAATGGGTGTTGAATTATGGACAGCTGATGTAGTATTGGATTTGAAAGAAATGTATGATATTAATATCGGCGTCTTTCCCCCATTTGAAAATCAGGATAACCGCTGGCCAGATCCAATTAAGGAAAAATACCAGGAATTAATAATGATCGCCGATTTTTATAAACCAATCTATCTAGGTGATTATAAAGGACCTTATCAATTTAAAGCGAAGAATATGTGGTTTGTGGACAAAAGTGATGGCTGTCTCCTCTTAATGGATGAAGAGTATCCAGGGAGCAATCGATTCTTTTATGAAGCCGCTAAAAATGCTAATAAAGATTATCAGGTATTTACGATCACTCCTGCAGATTTAGATGATGCTGTAGAAGAGATGCGCATGTCAGATCCTAACTATTGGGAGTAA
- a CDS encoding GNAT family N-acetyltransferase, translating into MIIRKATIADAEDIAKVHVDSWKIAYKGILPDEFLNRLSYEQRTMLWERNTMEQNVYIAENAEGKIVGFSIGDKERTKMYDGYEGELNAIYILKAYQRRGIGKLLIQPVVEELLQKGINTMIVKVIEENPSSVFYEALGAHVVDRLEIKIAGALMHEIVYGWDDLKHLQRIAEREYEK; encoded by the coding sequence ATGATTATACGGAAAGCGACGATTGCTGATGCAGAAGATATTGCTAAAGTGCATGTGGATAGCTGGAAAATAGCTTATAAGGGAATTTTGCCAGATGAATTTTTAAATCGTTTATCCTATGAACAACGAACAATGCTCTGGGAACGCAACACAATGGAGCAAAATGTATATATTGCTGAAAACGCAGAGGGGAAAATTGTTGGCTTTTCTATTGGCGATAAGGAAAGAACAAAAATGTATGATGGGTATGAAGGTGAACTTAACGCAATATATATTTTAAAAGCGTATCAGCGGAGGGGGATCGGAAAGCTGCTTATTCAACCTGTCGTTGAAGAGCTGCTCCAAAAAGGGATAAATACGATGATTGTAAAGGTTATTGAAGAGAACCCATCGAGTGTTTTTTATGAAGCATTAGGTGCTCATGTTGTCGATCGTTTAGAAATTAAAATAGCTGGTGCATTGATGCACGAAATTGTTTATGGATGGGATGATTTAAAACACCTGCAGAGGATTGCTGAGCGGGAGTATGAAAAGTGA
- a CDS encoding 8-oxo-dGTP diphosphatase, protein MFKYTICFIRRGDELLMLNREKSIWMGRWNGVGGKVESGETPTECILREVKEETGISLPFVHYKGTVTWGDKSQYSGGMYAYVAELPSDYTFQTPVKTEEGILDWKKVDWVLHPENSGIANLNYYLLRLLEEENTYEYRFIYEGDDVIACNVFPLEEYVPIS, encoded by the coding sequence ATGTTTAAATATACCATTTGCTTCATAAGACGAGGCGATGAACTATTAATGCTAAATCGGGAAAAGTCGATCTGGATGGGCAGGTGGAACGGTGTGGGTGGAAAGGTTGAATCTGGCGAAACGCCGACTGAATGCATATTGCGTGAAGTGAAAGAGGAAACTGGAATTTCCTTACCATTTGTACATTATAAAGGAACGGTTACATGGGGAGATAAAAGTCAATATTCAGGCGGGATGTACGCGTATGTTGCAGAATTGCCTAGTGATTATACTTTTCAAACTCCAGTCAAAACAGAGGAAGGAATATTGGACTGGAAAAAAGTCGATTGGGTTTTGCATCCAGAAAATAGTGGGATAGCTAACCTGAACTATTATTTATTGCGGTTGTTAGAAGAAGAAAATACATATGAATATCGGTTTATTTACGAAGGGGATGACGTCATAGCATGTAACGTTTTTCCGCTTGAAGAATATGTTCCGATAAGTTAA
- a CDS encoding GNAT family N-acetyltransferase — protein MDYVIRKMKKRDMKQVQDVATTSWNATYEGIIPLDVQERFLRAVYSKRNLKRRLRNTVFFVAEVNQRIVGFANYIHVPESGRIELAAIYIYPTYQGGGIGTAFLKAGINEFGVQELYLNVEKNNQIGMNFYRAKGFKNIDEYDDYLDGHALKTVRMVLRVGEK, from the coding sequence ATGGATTATGTGATACGCAAAATGAAAAAACGCGATATGAAACAAGTGCAAGATGTTGCAACAACAAGCTGGAATGCCACATATGAAGGAATTATTCCATTGGATGTTCAAGAACGCTTCCTAAGGGCTGTTTACAGTAAGCGGAATTTAAAACGGCGTTTAAGAAACACTGTCTTTTTTGTTGCTGAAGTAAATCAGCGGATAGTTGGCTTTGCTAATTATATTCATGTTCCTGAAAGTGGGCGAATAGAGCTGGCAGCAATTTATATATATCCGACTTATCAAGGAGGAGGAATTGGTACAGCTTTTTTAAAAGCCGGAATTAATGAATTTGGTGTGCAGGAACTTTATTTAAATGTCGAGAAAAATAATCAAATTGGAATGAACTTTTACCGTGCTAAAGGATTTAAAAATATAGATGAATATGATGATTATTTGGATGGTCATGCCTTGAAGACAGTTCGGATGGTTTTGCGAGTAGGGGAGAAGTGA
- a CDS encoding ABC transporter permease, which translates to MRWLNLLKANMKKEYIELKRYLPNTIAMLLTFYIIFLGMFAGIQLIGDPSAQDSNIQYAIVNYIFWFLSFMVINSIGYEMINEAMKGTLEQLSMSPMGMWRIMAARLISTTFINLVIVVVLLYLSMATAGQWLNIDVITIAPILLLTVISMFGVGFIIAGISIILKQVQAFLQILQFILMALTFIPLSVSPVLAFLPFVKGIDMIREIMINGAALN; encoded by the coding sequence ATGCGTTGGCTCAATCTTCTTAAAGCAAATATGAAAAAGGAGTATATTGAATTAAAGCGCTATTTGCCAAATACAATTGCGATGCTGCTTACCTTTTACATTATTTTTTTAGGGATGTTTGCCGGGATACAATTAATTGGCGATCCAAGTGCACAGGATAGCAATATTCAGTACGCGATTGTAAATTATATTTTCTGGTTTTTATCCTTTATGGTAATCAATAGTATTGGTTATGAAATGATAAATGAGGCGATGAAAGGAACGCTGGAGCAGCTTTCGATGTCGCCAATGGGAATGTGGCGCATTATGGCGGCACGGCTAATTTCCACAACATTCATAAATTTAGTTATTGTGGTTGTGCTATTATACTTGTCAATGGCAACTGCCGGTCAATGGCTGAATATCGATGTGATCACGATAGCTCCAATTCTATTGCTTACCGTGATTAGTATGTTTGGTGTTGGATTTATTATTGCCGGGATATCTATTATTTTAAAGCAGGTGCAGGCATTTTTACAAATTCTGCAGTTTATTTTAATGGCGTTAACATTCATACCGCTATCCGTATCACCAGTACTTGCTTTTTTGCCTTTTGTAAAAGGGATTGATATGATTCGTGAGATCATGATTAATGGAGCTGCATTAAACTAG
- a CDS encoding glycoside hydrolase domain-containing protein, which yields MNPAITFYGGGGDSANYTGESLYSCVIDHFDQQKIWERYLGTKEGVSAGINVAEADYLHGNDIQILVIYNHVNDARGFDNGVDHAEQGIILAEALNIPDNVALFVDIESDYPVDSAFLEGWYEILSTSSYTPAFSIKKANSPKRTMRWEKIYKRI from the coding sequence GTGAATCCAGCAATAACATTTTATGGGGGGGGGGGTGATTCAGCCAACTATACAGGTGAAAGTTTGTACAGCTGTGTCATTGATCATTTTGATCAACAGAAAATATGGGAACGGTATTTAGGTACAAAAGAAGGTGTTTCTGCCGGAATAAATGTAGCCGAAGCAGACTATCTCCACGGCAACGACATTCAGATTCTTGTCATTTACAACCATGTAAATGATGCCCGTGGATTCGATAATGGGGTAGATCATGCTGAACAAGGCATTATATTAGCAGAAGCATTAAATATCCCTGACAATGTTGCTTTATTTGTTGATATTGAATCCGATTATCCAGTTGATTCTGCGTTTTTGGAGGGGTGGTATGAGATACTATCCACATCCAGCTATACCCCAGCGTTTTCAATTAAGAAAGCGAACTCTCCAAAGCGTACAATGAGATGGGAGAAGATTTACAAAAGAATATGA